The following proteins are encoded in a genomic region of Mycolicibacterium confluentis:
- a CDS encoding NADPH-dependent FMN reductase, giving the protein MHAAQELARSIAGVPPRNSIELSEISKDLFDYSSSVVREVKALVAQSDVLIVATPTYKASFTGLLKAFLDNYAAGELAGTFAIPFMTIGSDKHFLAAETQLRPVLVELGASVPTAAFSLNTEAPSGLDDAITAWVDQNRLGIKAFELCSAAPGGGI; this is encoded by the coding sequence ATGCATGCAGCTCAGGAGTTGGCGCGCAGTATCGCTGGGGTGCCGCCCCGCAACTCGATCGAACTCAGCGAGATTTCCAAAGACCTGTTCGACTATTCGTCCAGCGTCGTTCGCGAAGTGAAAGCCCTTGTGGCACAGTCTGATGTACTCATCGTCGCGACGCCCACGTACAAGGCGAGCTTCACCGGCCTCCTCAAGGCGTTCCTCGACAACTACGCCGCCGGCGAGTTGGCGGGAACGTTCGCGATTCCGTTCATGACGATCGGATCGGACAAGCACTTCCTGGCCGCCGAGACGCAGTTGCGGCCGGTTCTGGTCGAACTGGGAGCCAGTGTCCCGACGGCGGCTTTCAGTCTGAACACCGAGGCGCCGTCGGGACTCGATGACGCCATCACCGCATGGGTGGACCAGAACCGATTGGGGATCAAGGCATTTGAGCTCTGCAGCGCTGCCCCCGGCGGAGGGATCTGA
- a CDS encoding ribosomal protein L7/L12 → MGLFGAGGSDEDLERRIAELERRVAELERAAFLAGQPIRTQPVDEPGVSEMVRHLAVGGNKIAAIKLLRDETGLGLKEAKEIVDRL, encoded by the coding sequence ATGGGACTGTTCGGCGCAGGGGGTAGTGACGAGGATCTTGAGCGGCGGATCGCCGAGCTCGAACGGCGCGTCGCCGAACTGGAGCGCGCGGCGTTTCTGGCGGGTCAGCCCATCCGCACCCAGCCAGTGGACGAGCCAGGCGTCAGCGAGATGGTGCGTCACCTTGCCGTGGGCGGCAACAAGATCGCGGCCATCAAACTTCTGCGCGATGAGACGGGACTGGGCCTCAAAGAGGCCAAGGAGATCGTCGATCGCCTCTAG
- a CDS encoding rhodanese-like domain-containing protein yields MTAPSTIDSQHLSDLLASAAPPRVLDVRTPGEFEATHIAGAYNVPLDLLREHRDDIVKHLDEDVVLVCRSGQRAAQAEEALRDAGLPNVHILDGGIAAWEAGGFTVNRGAQRWDLERQVRLVAGSIVLSSVLGSIAVPKLKWVAAGIGGGLTFAALSNSCAMGMLLAKLPYNRGDVCDAQTVVSRLLESNPS; encoded by the coding sequence ATGACTGCACCATCGACCATCGACTCTCAGCATCTGAGTGACCTGCTGGCCTCGGCGGCGCCGCCGCGAGTGCTCGATGTGCGCACCCCCGGCGAGTTCGAGGCCACCCACATCGCCGGTGCCTACAACGTCCCGCTTGACCTGCTGCGCGAGCACCGCGACGACATCGTCAAGCATCTCGATGAGGACGTCGTTCTGGTCTGCCGCTCAGGTCAGCGCGCCGCGCAGGCCGAGGAGGCGTTGCGCGACGCCGGGTTGCCCAACGTCCACATCCTCGACGGCGGCATCGCCGCCTGGGAGGCTGGAGGCTTCACGGTCAACCGTGGCGCCCAGCGCTGGGACCTCGAGCGGCAGGTTCGCCTGGTCGCCGGCTCGATCGTGCTGTCCAGCGTCCTGGGCAGTATCGCCGTCCCCAAACTCAAGTGGGTGGCCGCCGGGATCGGCGGCGGCCTGACCTTCGCGGCGCTGTCCAACAGCTGCGCGATGGGCATGCTGCTGGCCAAACTGCCCTACAACCGCGGCGATGTGTGCGACGCCCAGACCGTGGTGTCTCGACTCCTGGAATCCAACCCCTCATGA
- a CDS encoding TetR family transcriptional regulator has product MAAKPDLRARRRRQTTADLRAAAIDLVRARGFDKVTVEEICAAAGVAPRTFFNYFPNKESAIAAGPPELPEDVAEAFVAAGAAPYSTVCTELITLVATHLAGAPDRALVAAMIEIAASTPVVQAAMLAGFERGGREIAELVARRCELPVDGEIPVLMAALVLTTVRAGMARWAAAQPADGDSPMPFVLQAAATMRHIFES; this is encoded by the coding sequence ATGGCGGCCAAACCCGACCTGCGAGCGCGTCGGCGTAGGCAGACCACCGCCGACCTGCGCGCCGCCGCCATCGATCTGGTGCGGGCCCGGGGGTTTGACAAGGTCACCGTGGAGGAGATCTGTGCCGCGGCGGGCGTCGCACCGCGAACCTTCTTCAACTACTTTCCCAACAAGGAGTCGGCGATCGCGGCGGGCCCACCCGAACTGCCCGAGGATGTGGCCGAGGCGTTCGTCGCGGCGGGTGCCGCGCCGTATTCGACCGTCTGCACCGAGCTGATCACCCTGGTGGCCACTCACCTGGCCGGTGCGCCCGATCGAGCGCTCGTCGCCGCGATGATCGAGATCGCCGCCAGCACACCCGTCGTGCAGGCCGCGATGCTGGCCGGATTCGAACGCGGGGGACGCGAGATCGCCGAACTGGTGGCGCGCCGATGTGAGCTGCCCGTGGACGGTGAAATTCCCGTGCTGATGGCGGCTCTGGTGCTGACCACGGTTCGTGCAGGCATGGCGCGCTGGGCGGCCGCGCAACCGGCCGACGGCGACAGTCCGATGCCGTTTGTGCTGCAGGCCGCCGCCACCATGCGGCACATCTTCGAGTCCTGA
- a CDS encoding lysophospholipid acyltransferase family protein: MSDLAVAAAVLDPSPRVRRIRQAWTVADGTMRSALDIARPYVTGLDNLPADGRFLLVGNHTATSLAEVFLIPHYVRRAIGAEVRVLADRAFGMHKGPMTDLIAAFGGVVGSPESVRDLMDHDETILVFPGGGQEITKFKGEEYILRWKQREGFAREAVARDYPIVPVGLVGGDDVYQSLTTRDSLWAKMTHAVHSVVPGGPPDKAMPLVRGVGPTLIPRPQRMYLAFGEPISTTKPADTESAEWVTSVRNETKAALEKLLDDLQAIRADDPYRQLNPLAWRRAAQPQEG; the protein is encoded by the coding sequence ATGAGTGATTTGGCCGTTGCGGCTGCAGTCTTGGATCCCTCCCCACGAGTCCGGCGGATTCGGCAGGCATGGACGGTGGCCGACGGCACGATGCGTTCCGCGCTCGACATCGCGCGCCCGTACGTCACGGGTCTGGACAATCTGCCGGCTGACGGACGGTTCCTGTTGGTGGGCAACCACACTGCGACCTCCCTTGCCGAGGTGTTTCTGATTCCGCACTACGTGCGGCGCGCCATCGGCGCCGAGGTGCGCGTGCTTGCCGACCGTGCCTTCGGGATGCACAAGGGGCCGATGACCGATCTGATCGCGGCCTTCGGCGGAGTGGTCGGTTCGCCCGAGAGTGTCCGGGATTTGATGGACCACGACGAGACCATCCTGGTGTTTCCCGGTGGGGGGCAGGAGATCACGAAGTTCAAGGGCGAGGAGTACATCCTGCGCTGGAAGCAGCGCGAGGGCTTCGCCCGCGAGGCCGTGGCTCGCGACTACCCGATCGTGCCCGTCGGACTCGTCGGCGGCGACGATGTCTACCAGAGCCTGACCACCCGAGACAGTCTGTGGGCCAAGATGACTCACGCAGTCCATTCCGTCGTGCCCGGCGGTCCGCCCGACAAGGCGATGCCGCTCGTTCGCGGCGTGGGTCCGACCCTGATTCCTCGCCCGCAGCGGATGTACCTGGCGTTCGGCGAACCGATCTCGACCACCAAGCCAGCCGACACCGAGTCCGCCGAGTGGGTGACCTCGGTGCGGAACGAGACCAAGGCCGCGCTGGAGAAGCTCCTCGACGATCTGCAGGCCATCCGCGCCGACGATCCGTACCGTCAACTGAACCCGCTGGCCTGGCGGCGCGCGGCCCAACCGCAGGAGGGCTGA
- a CDS encoding AIM24 family protein translates to MTGQWHPDPEGRFEHRWWDGQNWTDQVSHQGQVLQVPMGAPPPEPARAQAPAAPVGDGFSGITGDLVDGRYGEKEAKPIGNQNNKLLRVRLGEPFMARQGSMVAYQGNVDFAFEGGGASKFIKKAFTGEGLPLMRCQGQGDVFLADRSFDVHLLNLNNSGLSISGKNVLAFSSSLDWNIERVKGASMVTGGLFNTTLRGTGWVALTTDGPPVVLNAAEAPTFADTNAVVAWSANLQTQLKTSFKAGALIGRGSGEAVQVAFHGQGFVIVQPSEGITLPTAQ, encoded by the coding sequence ATGACAGGGCAATGGCATCCCGATCCCGAGGGCCGATTCGAGCATCGCTGGTGGGACGGGCAGAACTGGACGGACCAGGTTTCACATCAGGGGCAAGTGCTGCAGGTGCCGATGGGAGCGCCGCCACCCGAACCGGCCCGCGCGCAGGCTCCCGCGGCGCCGGTCGGTGACGGCTTCAGCGGGATCACCGGCGACCTGGTCGACGGCCGGTACGGCGAGAAGGAGGCCAAACCGATCGGCAACCAGAACAACAAGCTCCTGCGCGTCCGACTCGGCGAACCGTTCATGGCCCGGCAGGGGTCGATGGTGGCCTATCAGGGCAACGTCGACTTCGCCTTTGAGGGCGGCGGCGCGTCGAAGTTCATCAAGAAGGCGTTCACCGGTGAGGGCCTGCCGCTCATGCGCTGCCAGGGGCAGGGCGATGTGTTCCTGGCCGACCGCTCGTTCGACGTGCACCTGTTGAATCTCAACAACTCTGGGCTCTCCATCAGCGGCAAGAACGTGCTGGCCTTCTCGTCGAGCCTCGACTGGAACATCGAACGAGTCAAGGGCGCCAGCATGGTCACCGGTGGACTGTTCAACACCACGCTGCGCGGCACCGGTTGGGTCGCGTTGACCACCGACGGACCGCCCGTGGTGCTCAACGCCGCCGAGGCGCCGACGTTCGCCGACACCAACGCCGTGGTGGCCTGGTCGGCGAATCTTCAGACGCAGTTGAAGACCAGCTTCAAAGCTGGCGCACTGATTGGTCGCGGGTCCGGCGAGGCCGTGCAGGTCGCCTTCCACGGCCAGGGTTTCGTCATCGTGCAACCGTCGGAGGGCATCACGCTGCCGACGGCGCAATAG
- a CDS encoding DNA-deoxyinosine glycosylase, with product MTIHNSPQVRGLPPIVGGRPRILILGNAPSVLSLAKQEYYGNPQNAFWRITGELFGFAADAPYAERTAALISRGVAVWDALALCRRPGSLDSAVERDSMVANDFPTFFAAHPDIERVYFNGAAAEANFRRLATGTAHLHYARLPSTSPAHTVGFSTKLAAWRVIAD from the coding sequence GTGACGATCCACAACTCGCCGCAGGTGCGCGGACTCCCGCCGATCGTCGGCGGCAGGCCGCGCATTCTCATTCTCGGCAATGCCCCGAGTGTGCTGTCGCTGGCCAAGCAGGAGTACTACGGCAACCCGCAGAACGCGTTCTGGCGGATCACGGGCGAACTGTTCGGGTTCGCCGCGGACGCGCCCTACGCCGAACGCACCGCGGCACTGATCTCCCGGGGCGTCGCCGTATGGGATGCACTGGCGCTGTGCCGTCGCCCCGGCAGCCTGGACTCGGCGGTCGAACGGGACAGCATGGTGGCCAACGACTTCCCGACCTTCTTCGCCGCACACCCCGACATTGAGCGGGTGTACTTCAACGGCGCGGCCGCCGAGGCCAACTTCCGTCGCCTCGCCACCGGGACGGCGCACCTGCATTACGCCAGGCTGCCGTCGACCAGTCCCGCGCACACCGTTGGTTTCTCCACGAAGTTGGCGGCCTGGCGGGTTATCGCCGACTAG
- a CDS encoding sulfite exporter TauE/SafE family protein, translating into MTALTIGLAVFVGVTLGLLGGGGSILTVPLLAYVAGLDAAPAIATSLLVVGVTSAVGAVSHARAGRVRWRTGLIFGAAGMVGAYGGGLLSQFIPGTVLLIAFAVVMVATAVPMLRGRKEVAADVTAHRLPVVKVIALGLAVGVVTGMIGAGGGFLVVPALALLGGLPMAAAVGTSLIVIAMNSFAGLAGHLFSVGIDWPLALGVTAAAVVGALVGAWLTAKVDPGVLRKAFGWFVLAMAALILAQEVYPAVGIAAAGLIAVAALVSLACARYARCPLRRVLCRSPYGGAAA; encoded by the coding sequence ATGACTGCGCTCACCATCGGGCTGGCGGTGTTCGTCGGCGTCACACTGGGCCTGCTCGGCGGAGGGGGCTCGATCCTGACGGTCCCGCTCCTGGCCTACGTCGCGGGCTTGGACGCCGCACCGGCCATCGCGACGTCGCTTCTGGTGGTTGGCGTCACGAGCGCGGTGGGCGCGGTGTCACACGCCCGGGCCGGCCGCGTGCGGTGGCGCACTGGGCTGATCTTCGGGGCGGCCGGCATGGTCGGCGCCTACGGCGGCGGCCTGCTGTCACAGTTCATTCCGGGCACCGTCCTGCTGATTGCCTTCGCGGTCGTGATGGTGGCCACCGCCGTCCCCATGCTGCGTGGTCGAAAGGAGGTGGCGGCGGATGTGACGGCGCACCGCCTGCCGGTGGTGAAAGTCATCGCATTGGGTCTGGCGGTCGGCGTGGTCACCGGGATGATCGGCGCCGGTGGTGGATTCCTGGTGGTGCCCGCACTGGCGCTGCTCGGTGGGCTGCCGATGGCTGCCGCGGTCGGGACGTCACTGATCGTCATCGCGATGAACTCCTTCGCCGGTCTGGCGGGGCATCTGTTCAGCGTCGGCATCGACTGGCCCTTGGCGCTCGGCGTGACGGCCGCGGCCGTGGTGGGCGCCCTCGTCGGCGCGTGGCTGACCGCGAAGGTCGACCCCGGCGTGCTGCGAAAGGCCTTCGGGTGGTTCGTCCTTGCGATGGCGGCGCTCATCCTGGCGCAGGAGGTCTATCCCGCAGTCGGAATCGCCGCGGCGGGGCTCATCGCGGTGGCCGCGCTCGTGTCTCTCGCCTGCGCGCGTTACGCGCGTTGTCCGCTGCGACGCGTCTTGTGCCGTTCACCGTATGGCGGTGCTGCCGCGTGA
- a CDS encoding adenylate/guanylate cyclase domain-containing protein → MEANNPGERAELIEWLREKGIDPAQAENSFSPMLLASRRLIGDDGTYVSTRQIAEKTGLDVDTVQRVQRAVGLPTVDDPDAEVYLRADGDVIGHTAKFLALGFDTDQILFATRTLAEGLSNAAEIMRYTALGAVLQAGATELEIAQASERVVGEVAPLLAPMISDMLLLQLRHALESEAITASERAVGEPLPGARQIAVAFADLVGFTRLGEETPPEELERLANRLGEMARDVAHPPVRFVKTIGDAVMLVCPDPVPLLDALLDLAGAAQADAEFPRLRLGMAFGDAVSRAGDWFGSPVNLASRVTGAARPGSVLVAESAREMIGDTTGFDWSFVGAKHLKGFKGETKLFRARRGGPIAPSAA, encoded by the coding sequence GTGGAGGCCAACAACCCCGGCGAGCGCGCCGAGCTCATCGAATGGCTGCGGGAGAAGGGGATCGACCCCGCGCAGGCCGAGAACTCCTTCTCGCCCATGCTGCTGGCGTCACGCCGACTGATCGGCGATGACGGCACCTACGTGTCCACCCGGCAGATCGCCGAGAAGACCGGCCTGGATGTGGACACCGTCCAACGGGTGCAGCGTGCGGTCGGGTTGCCGACGGTCGACGACCCCGACGCCGAGGTGTACCTGCGCGCCGACGGCGACGTCATCGGCCACACCGCCAAGTTCCTGGCGCTCGGCTTCGACACCGACCAGATCCTGTTCGCGACGCGCACGCTGGCCGAAGGTCTGTCCAACGCCGCGGAGATCATGCGCTACACCGCGCTCGGGGCGGTGCTGCAGGCAGGCGCCACCGAACTGGAGATCGCGCAGGCCTCCGAACGGGTGGTCGGAGAGGTCGCGCCGCTGCTGGCCCCCATGATCTCCGACATGCTGCTGCTGCAGTTGCGGCACGCCCTGGAGTCCGAGGCGATCACGGCCTCCGAGCGCGCCGTGGGTGAACCGCTGCCGGGTGCACGTCAGATCGCGGTCGCCTTCGCCGATCTCGTGGGCTTTACCCGGCTGGGGGAGGAGACGCCGCCCGAGGAACTCGAGCGTCTGGCGAACCGGCTCGGCGAGATGGCCCGCGATGTCGCGCACCCGCCGGTGCGGTTCGTCAAGACCATCGGCGACGCGGTGATGCTGGTGTGCCCCGACCCCGTACCGCTGCTGGATGCGCTGCTGGACCTGGCGGGCGCTGCCCAGGCCGACGCCGAATTCCCACGCCTGCGCCTCGGTATGGCGTTCGGCGACGCCGTCAGCCGCGCCGGCGACTGGTTCGGCAGCCCTGTCAATCTAGCCAGCCGGGTCACGGGCGCCGCACGGCCCGGATCGGTGCTGGTCGCCGAGTCGGCACGCGAAATGATCGGCGACACAACTGGTTTCGACTGGTCCTTCGTGGGTGCCAAGCACCTCAAGGGTTTCAAGGGTGAGACCAAGTTGTTCCGCGCCCGGCGCGGCGGTCCTATTGCGCCGTCGGCAGCGTGA
- a CDS encoding ABC transporter substrate-binding protein, translating to MKSRSTAALCALITATTLFASACGSQPESASQGESGSPQAGGSLTLAAIGGGQAETMDPTKWLNTPDQTRIGALYDQLVALGSDGNPEMQLATDFTPNADGTEWTVVLRPGVTFHDGSPLSSKDVMYSLKRVMDSGAVASATLSSIDFDRSEAVDDGTIVFRLNRPAGDFPSFFVDPSTSIIKSGTTEFENPVGTGPFKFKSWTRGDRSIFERNDDYWGTKAHLDELVIMPMSDETARTNALMSGAVDVSVDVSPTAVSTLEKTGLQLSRKTGASASNFYLRTDSVPTDNPALREAMALAIDRQKCVDVALQGEGEVASDLFGFNFPSFPTDAPKISYDPEKAKSVLAKANISNPKLTLHLGPGGPGMVECAQVFQESAKAAGITIDISTVPGQDVFNPDAGYLSWDFGMTAWLGNSFQDVARLTMLDGAFFKETGFTDPAFDKAFYAAQALMDADARNAAYAELAKRIQGEHIYIIWGYGDFITAHTGNVHGLEAYAGGKSVGFRMAGLNEVWMTK from the coding sequence ATGAAATCGCGTTCCACTGCCGCACTTTGCGCATTGATCACTGCGACAACACTTTTCGCGTCCGCCTGCGGATCGCAGCCCGAAAGTGCCAGCCAGGGCGAGTCCGGGTCACCTCAGGCGGGCGGCAGTTTGACGCTGGCCGCGATCGGCGGGGGACAGGCCGAGACGATGGACCCGACAAAGTGGCTCAACACCCCAGACCAGACCCGGATCGGCGCGCTCTACGACCAGCTGGTGGCGTTGGGGTCTGATGGCAATCCGGAGATGCAGCTGGCGACGGACTTCACGCCCAACGCCGACGGCACGGAATGGACGGTGGTGCTGCGGCCGGGTGTCACGTTCCACGACGGCAGTCCGTTGTCATCCAAGGACGTCATGTATTCGCTTAAGCGGGTGATGGATTCGGGTGCCGTCGCGTCGGCAACCCTGTCGTCCATTGATTTCGACCGCAGCGAAGCGGTCGACGACGGCACCATCGTGTTCCGGCTGAACCGGCCCGCGGGCGACTTCCCGTCCTTCTTTGTCGACCCCTCCACCTCGATCATCAAGTCAGGAACCACTGAGTTCGAGAATCCGGTCGGCACAGGTCCGTTCAAGTTCAAGTCCTGGACACGGGGTGACCGCAGCATCTTTGAGCGCAATGACGACTACTGGGGAACCAAGGCGCACCTGGACGAACTCGTCATCATGCCCATGAGCGACGAGACCGCGCGCACCAACGCGTTGATGTCGGGTGCTGTCGATGTGTCGGTGGATGTCTCGCCGACCGCAGTCAGCACACTCGAGAAGACCGGACTGCAGCTGTCCCGCAAGACCGGCGCCTCCGCATCGAACTTCTACCTGCGGACCGACAGCGTGCCGACCGACAATCCCGCACTGCGTGAGGCCATGGCACTCGCGATCGACCGGCAGAAGTGCGTCGACGTCGCCCTCCAGGGCGAGGGTGAAGTGGCCTCAGACCTGTTCGGCTTCAACTTCCCGTCCTTCCCCACCGACGCGCCGAAGATCAGCTATGACCCTGAGAAGGCCAAATCTGTTCTGGCGAAGGCCAATATCTCCAATCCCAAACTCACACTGCACCTGGGCCCGGGTGGTCCAGGCATGGTGGAGTGCGCGCAGGTGTTCCAGGAATCGGCCAAGGCGGCCGGAATCACCATCGACATCAGCACGGTGCCGGGCCAGGACGTGTTCAATCCGGATGCGGGATACCTGTCCTGGGACTTCGGCATGACGGCGTGGCTGGGCAACTCGTTCCAGGATGTCGCCCGCCTGACGATGCTGGACGGAGCCTTCTTCAAGGAGACCGGCTTCACCGATCCGGCGTTCGATAAGGCCTTCTATGCCGCGCAGGCGTTGATGGACGCGGATGCCCGCAACGCCGCCTACGCCGAGCTGGCTAAGCGGATTCAGGGTGAGCACATCTACATCATCTGGGGATACGGTGATTTCATCACGGCCCACACCGGCAACGTGCATGGCCTGGAGGCATACGCCGGAGGCAAGTCGGTCGGGTTCCGGATGGCCGGACTCAACGAAGTGTGGATGACTAAGTGA
- a CDS encoding HIT family protein — MTCVFCDIVVGEAPAVRIHEDDDYLAVLDIRPIVRGHTLVIPKQHHTDLTDTPAETVAGMTILGQRIAQAARASGLHADGNNIVINDGRAAFQTVFHIHLHVAPRHDGDKLSFAKGLVVRRDPDREETARILREALARL; from the coding sequence ATGACTTGCGTGTTCTGCGACATCGTCGTCGGCGAGGCTCCGGCAGTCCGCATCCACGAAGACGACGACTACCTGGCGGTCCTCGACATCCGCCCCATCGTCCGGGGCCACACCCTGGTGATCCCGAAGCAGCACCACACCGATCTGACCGACACCCCCGCCGAGACCGTCGCGGGGATGACGATCCTGGGGCAGCGCATCGCACAGGCCGCGCGGGCCTCAGGACTGCATGCCGACGGCAATAACATCGTCATCAACGACGGCCGGGCCGCGTTCCAGACGGTGTTTCACATCCACCTGCACGTGGCGCCGCGCCACGACGGCGACAAGCTGTCATTCGCCAAAGGGCTTGTGGTGCGCCGAGACCCAGACCGGGAGGAGACGGCGCGCATTCTCCGGGAGGCGTTGGCGCGGTTATAG
- a CDS encoding amidase, whose translation MDSIELAFAGAAEQARLLASGAVTAPALTDLYLDRIARLDPELRSYRVVFAEQARRAAAEAQERLDAGERLPLLGVPIAIKDDSDVAGTPTTYGSTAHGPAPTKDAEVVRLLREAGAIILGKTAVPEMMIWPFTETISYGATHNPWDISRTPGGSSGGSGAAVAAGLAPMALGSDGAGSIRIPASWCGLFGLKPQRGRVPLAPHDDAWNGMVVNGPLTHTVEDAALFLDVTCDKQMPGPEGGFVRAASRPPNRLRIALTTKLPPGVTGRVSPGHRAAVHQAGQVLRELGHDVVERDIDYPPTSMFTQLLPRYIRGVYDDVRVLPHQERLDSRTRGVARIGRMFSDARIAKIRAAEQEFSARVLSIFDDVDVVITPGTATGPSKIGAYRRLGAVSTLSLVAARVPFQIAFNATGQPAAVVPWGLDSSGLPLSIQLVGRPFDEATLLSLSAEIEADRPWAHRRPSVS comes from the coding sequence ATGGACTCCATCGAGTTGGCCTTCGCCGGCGCCGCCGAACAGGCCCGACTGCTGGCCTCCGGTGCGGTCACCGCGCCCGCGCTCACTGACCTGTATCTGGATCGCATCGCCCGGTTGGACCCAGAACTGCGGTCCTATCGCGTGGTGTTCGCCGAGCAGGCCCGCAGGGCCGCCGCCGAGGCGCAGGAGCGGTTGGACGCGGGGGAGCGCCTGCCGCTTCTCGGTGTGCCGATCGCCATCAAGGACGACTCCGACGTCGCAGGTACGCCCACCACCTACGGCAGCACCGCGCACGGGCCTGCACCCACCAAGGACGCTGAGGTGGTGCGCCTGCTCCGCGAGGCCGGCGCGATCATCCTCGGTAAGACCGCGGTGCCCGAAATGATGATCTGGCCGTTCACCGAAACCATCTCCTACGGTGCCACGCACAACCCATGGGACATCTCCCGCACGCCCGGCGGCAGCAGCGGCGGCAGCGGCGCCGCGGTGGCCGCGGGCCTGGCCCCCATGGCGCTGGGCTCCGACGGTGCGGGGTCCATCCGGATTCCCGCCTCGTGGTGCGGGCTGTTCGGTCTCAAACCGCAGCGCGGCCGGGTGCCGCTGGCGCCGCACGACGACGCGTGGAACGGCATGGTGGTCAACGGCCCGCTGACCCACACGGTCGAGGACGCCGCACTGTTCCTCGACGTCACGTGCGACAAGCAGATGCCCGGACCCGAGGGCGGATTCGTGCGTGCGGCGTCGCGGCCCCCGAACCGGCTGCGGATTGCTCTGACCACCAAGCTGCCGCCTGGAGTGACCGGGCGTGTGAGCCCCGGACATCGCGCGGCGGTGCATCAGGCCGGACAGGTGCTGCGCGAACTCGGCCACGACGTGGTGGAACGCGACATCGACTATCCACCGACTTCGATGTTCACCCAACTGCTGCCGCGCTACATCCGCGGCGTCTACGACGATGTCCGAGTGCTGCCCCATCAGGAGCGCCTCGACTCGCGAACGCGGGGCGTGGCCCGCATCGGCCGAATGTTCTCCGATGCGCGGATCGCCAAAATCCGTGCCGCTGAACAGGAGTTCTCCGCTCGGGTGCTGTCCATCTTCGACGACGTCGACGTCGTCATCACGCCGGGAACGGCCACCGGGCCGTCGAAGATCGGCGCGTACCGCAGGCTCGGCGCCGTCTCGACGCTGTCGCTGGTGGCCGCCCGGGTGCCGTTCCAGATCGCATTCAACGCCACCGGCCAACCCGCCGCCGTGGTGCCCTGGGGGCTGGACAGCTCAGGACTGCCATTGTCGATTCAGTTGGTGGGCAGACCCTTTGACGAGGCCACGTTGTTGTCGCTGAGCGCGGAGATCGAGGCGGATCGGCCATGGGCGCATCGGCGCCCGTCGGTGTCCTAG
- a CDS encoding nitroreductase family deazaflavin-dependent oxidoreductase: MPSSAMPSLLVTFVRVHDTLYQRTRGWIGHRIPGAPSNLMLHAVGAKSGQPRTTTLSYANDGNDYLIVASNGGTNRNPAWYHNIKAHPNVEINVGPRRFPVTASIIGPDDPDYARLWEIVNENNSDRYRAYQEKTTRAISVIRLKP, translated from the coding sequence ATGCCTTCATCAGCGATGCCGTCTTTACTGGTCACGTTCGTGCGCGTGCACGACACGCTGTACCAGCGCACCAGGGGTTGGATCGGTCACCGCATTCCGGGCGCGCCGTCGAATCTGATGCTGCACGCCGTGGGAGCCAAGTCCGGCCAACCGCGCACCACCACCCTGAGCTACGCCAATGACGGCAACGACTATCTGATCGTCGCGTCCAACGGCGGTACCAACCGAAATCCCGCCTGGTATCACAACATCAAGGCCCACCCGAACGTGGAGATCAACGTCGGGCCGCGACGGTTCCCGGTGACGGCCAGCATCATCGGTCCCGACGACCCGGACTACGCGCGCCTATGGGAGATCGTCAACGAGAACAACAGCGACCGGTACCGCGCCTATCAGGAGAAGACCACGCGAGCGATCTCGGTGATCAGGCTCAAGCCCTAG
- a CDS encoding metal-sensitive transcriptional regulator has translation MVGDEDAIAAVLNRLRRAQGQLAGVISMIEQGRDCKDVVTQLAAVSRALDKAGFKIVATGLRECLTGETADGDTPMTEAELEKLFLALA, from the coding sequence ATGGTCGGTGACGAGGACGCAATCGCCGCGGTGCTCAACAGACTGCGACGTGCTCAGGGCCAGCTTGCCGGGGTGATCTCCATGATCGAGCAGGGCCGTGACTGCAAGGATGTCGTGACTCAGTTGGCCGCGGTGTCGCGGGCGCTGGACAAGGCCGGATTCAAGATCGTCGCGACCGGCCTGCGCGAATGCCTCACCGGTGAGACCGCCGACGGCGACACGCCGATGACCGAGGCCGAGTTGGAGAAACTTTTCCTGGCGCTGGCCTGA